A genomic region of Gemmata massiliana contains the following coding sequences:
- a CDS encoding HEAT repeat domain-containing protein yields MMQFGATVLLCAVSVSAAPVPERVPDLAKALKNGKPGERVIAAELLGDLGPKAESAVPALVEVIRYTPTPAPIPFASEVKWSREEVATDFLLKATWDALARIGPKAVPALVELLTHQDAEIRGRAAAALKAIGPGAADAVTALINRLNESENQWVSLNALEALAAIGPKAEAAVPALIKTALDPKPMVPKGNPLAPVGPDWIYQLQLRKAAAQALAAIGPKALPAIKKDLFPAIITALDDADEYGQFLFGFGSGDESPVWAPFGADADPLVPALVRYLSRHDKSRLGLSLLKLGPNGQKALADLLSDQDERVREERFIALCKHSLREERVDFRPIVPQLIPFLTGKDYSNRFRALAIIDRGCPTVPPEVVKAVLPLLDDKEFLTYLDKFDANIAAEFVTFCGPTAVPKLLEHLKSDDKQLRKFAARAVKDVHGPGTEALLPTLRELATGRAAHSEMTPLDAVRAAIRISLDPKDVELLVPFLKSDDKKVRFEAIIELRRLRHLARPHLTHLFPLLHDRDVLWNAALAIDAIDSSDPDVCAALAKWIVEHGDRKWLENTDPFAKEIAPAIPAVLKMLEHGRGFDLVQRIGPPMKDAVPLLLPYLAHEPAPNARDRLNPRDVLRAVGAIGRAAKSAVPLIRKRLAEGEDRERMWCLLCLADIGPGAKDAVPELKELLIDPDPCLRLLAACALSKIEADPTAYRATFVRAIHERPNCPFWGVPLVLDRIAADCPELVPIVVRGAIPRSNELHIGWDGELEYYTVMSMLKRNAPLAKDSVPDLVNYLNNPPARGVRPEFIELLGAIGPNAKAALPKLRELRNGTEFEIALTAQEAIQKIEAKEILPLR; encoded by the coding sequence ATGATGCAGTTCGGCGCTACCGTTCTGCTGTGTGCGGTGTCGGTTTCGGCTGCGCCGGTTCCGGAGCGGGTTCCTGACTTGGCAAAGGCGCTGAAGAACGGCAAACCCGGCGAGCGGGTCATTGCCGCGGAATTGCTCGGGGATCTCGGACCGAAGGCAGAAAGTGCGGTTCCGGCCCTGGTCGAAGTAATTCGTTACACACCGACCCCGGCGCCGATCCCGTTTGCGAGCGAGGTCAAGTGGTCTCGCGAAGAAGTCGCAACAGACTTCCTGCTCAAAGCGACGTGGGACGCGCTTGCACGCATCGGGCCGAAAGCGGTTCCCGCGCTAGTGGAATTACTCACGCATCAGGACGCCGAGATCCGCGGACGCGCCGCGGCGGCGCTCAAGGCGATCGGGCCGGGAGCCGCTGATGCCGTGACCGCGCTCATCAATCGCTTGAATGAGAGCGAGAACCAGTGGGTGTCTCTGAACGCGCTCGAAGCGCTCGCGGCCATCGGCCCAAAGGCCGAAGCCGCCGTTCCCGCGCTGATAAAGACCGCCCTCGATCCGAAGCCAATGGTTCCCAAAGGGAATCCGTTGGCACCAGTCGGGCCAGATTGGATCTACCAGTTGCAGTTGCGCAAGGCTGCGGCACAAGCGCTCGCGGCCATCGGCCCGAAGGCACTTCCTGCAATTAAAAAAGACCTGTTTCCGGCGATCATCACGGCACTCGACGACGCTGACGAGTACGGCCAGTTCCTCTTTGGCTTCGGGTCGGGTGACGAGTCGCCCGTGTGGGCGCCGTTCGGCGCAGACGCCGATCCGCTCGTCCCGGCACTTGTGCGCTACTTGAGTCGGCACGACAAAAGTCGGCTCGGGCTGAGCCTGCTTAAACTCGGCCCAAACGGACAGAAGGCTTTGGCCGATCTGCTCTCGGACCAAGACGAACGGGTTCGCGAAGAGCGTTTCATTGCGCTGTGCAAGCACAGTCTTCGGGAGGAGAGAGTCGATTTTCGCCCAATCGTGCCGCAACTGATTCCGTTCCTGACGGGCAAAGATTACAGCAATCGCTTCCGGGCGCTAGCGATTATCGATCGGGGCTGTCCCACGGTACCGCCAGAGGTCGTGAAAGCCGTGCTGCCGCTCCTCGACGACAAAGAGTTCCTGACATACCTGGATAAATTTGACGCGAACATTGCTGCGGAGTTCGTCACGTTTTGCGGCCCAACGGCGGTTCCGAAGCTACTGGAACACCTGAAATCGGACGACAAGCAGCTACGTAAGTTTGCGGCGCGAGCAGTCAAGGATGTTCACGGTCCCGGGACCGAAGCGCTGCTCCCCACATTGCGCGAACTGGCCACGGGGCGGGCGGCGCACTCCGAGATGACACCTTTGGACGCGGTGAGAGCTGCGATCCGGATCAGCTTGGACCCCAAAGACGTTGAACTGCTCGTGCCGTTCTTGAAGAGCGACGACAAAAAGGTCCGGTTCGAGGCGATTATCGAACTCCGCCGGTTGCGGCACCTCGCGCGCCCGCACCTCACGCACCTGTTCCCACTTCTGCACGATCGAGACGTCCTCTGGAACGCGGCGCTAGCGATCGACGCGATTGATTCGTCCGACCCGGATGTGTGCGCGGCACTGGCCAAATGGATCGTCGAACACGGTGATCGTAAGTGGCTCGAGAACACCGACCCGTTCGCAAAGGAAATCGCACCGGCCATTCCCGCGGTACTCAAGATGCTCGAGCACGGGCGCGGTTTCGATTTGGTTCAACGAATCGGTCCACCGATGAAGGACGCGGTTCCGCTCCTGTTGCCGTACCTCGCACATGAGCCGGCCCCTAACGCACGGGACCGACTCAATCCACGTGATGTCCTTCGCGCGGTTGGCGCGATCGGCCGGGCGGCGAAGAGTGCCGTCCCCCTAATTCGCAAGCGTTTGGCCGAAGGCGAAGACCGGGAGAGGATGTGGTGCCTACTGTGCCTCGCCGACATCGGGCCGGGCGCGAAGGACGCGGTGCCCGAACTCAAGGAACTGCTCATCGACCCGGACCCGTGCTTGCGGTTGCTCGCGGCCTGCGCGTTATCGAAAATCGAGGCCGATCCCACCGCGTACCGGGCGACGTTCGTTCGCGCGATCCACGAGCGCCCGAATTGTCCCTTTTGGGGCGTGCCGTTGGTGCTCGACCGTATCGCGGCAGACTGCCCAGAGCTGGTACCGATCGTCGTTCGCGGCGCCATTCCGCGGTCGAACGAATTGCACATTGGGTGGGACGGCGAACTGGAGTACTACACCGTGATGTCGATGTTGAAGCGAAACGCACCGCTGGCGAAGGACTCCGTTCCCGATCTGGTGAACTACCTGAACAATCCCCCGGCTCGTGGCGTGCGGCCGGAGTTCATTGAGTTGCTCGGCGCGATCGGTCCGAACGCGAAAGCCGCGCTCCCGAAGTTGCGCGAGCTGCGCAATGGCACGGAGTTTGAAATTGCCCTCACCGCACAGGAGGCAATTCAGAAGATCGAAGCGAAGGAAATACTTCCCTTGAGGTGA